The DNA sequence AAAACCAATACCAAATCTGCAAGAAATATACGATATGGTTCACCCTTCAGTCGGTCAGTGCTCCACACTACTATTACGCATTCCCGGGATGCAAGAGCAACATACACTGCAACACTAACCAACCATCTCTAGGAAGAGGAAGAACGATAACAGAAGTTACCCGACAGCCGATAGGTAACACAAACACCACAAAGCTCTTACAACAATACAAGAGCAATATGAGGAAGCAACATGCAAAGCAATAAATCTCACTGCTATAATATCTTCCGAAACAATAAATCGTCAAAAATTGCGTAAAATAGTAGTTGTAAGAGAAGGAAAACAAAAACTACAGAGTCAACAAAATCAATATGGGTCTTATTCAGAGTTTTTTTAACAAGGAAAACAGCTTAGTCACGGTCTGTAAGTCGCATCTAGTAATTAAACGGGGGCATTCTCGGATGCAACTAACCTTTCGGTTAATGAATAGTTTTCTTAGCTTCATGTTGAGGTGCATGGAAAAAATATGCTTGTATTTGTATACAGCTGAATCTTGGCCTCAAGGTAGGAGTAATAAGCAGAAACCGGAAAAATCTACACCTCAACATGAATAAGCTTGTCGAAGCAAATACCTACTATTATAGGACCCGCCAAATCTCCAGCAGCACAGCCTGCAGAAAGAATATAAAagattaaattattatttttgttgGTTGCCGAAAAGATTAAAAAGAAGTTTAAAAGTTACGGTAGACACGTAGTAGTTTCTAAGTGAAAAAATTATACTAGGCTGCTCACTGTATTTGCATAAAGAAGCCAGTttgtggaaaaaaaaaaaaaaaaaccttaattacaacatcatcatcagagccttaatcccaaaatgatttggggtcggctgacatgaatcatcctttaaaaccgtccatgggtgaacgcacacgtcaaaaatgcgaaaaaaatagaaaagaaaaagtgaaaaacaaaaggggggtgaaacataatacaaaaggcagttaaacttataggttttaaaatcgaagtccggatGAAGGGAAATAACCCCATTGACCAAGTGAAGGAATGAATAATAAGGAATCATAGGAGCACTTACCAACCCATTGACCAATTGAAGGGCGTATGCAGGCCGCACCAATCCCTGCCCCAATGGCGGCAAACAGCAATGAAGCAGTGCACCTCACAGACGCACCAAAGATCCTGGTACCAAGAAGTCGAAGCTCTTCATTAATATTAACGTCCTCTACCTCATCTTTAGAATTATACAAACGGTAGAGAGTTCTATAAATGTCGACTCCAACTTGAACAATCCAAGATGCCGCCACCCCAAGACAGTGAGCTGCTTGAGCATGCAATTCAAGAAAGGAAGAAATCAAGGTATACTCAAAAGCTTAAATAAAAGGTAGGAGTCCGAGTCTATAAGAATATTAAACTATATAATTTACCTCTCAAAGTAGTTCTCGTGACAGCATGCATGTAAACAGTAGTTGGTAACCCTCGTTGTGCCTTACGCATTGCTGACTTTGGGGCATCTACAGGAAAAAACAAATCGTTCAATTAATTTTGTATGACATACGTTATATGGAGTTTGGAGTATGTGATTTTAATTTTCTTATACACTACATCATCAATAGGAATGCCGAAAGCTTAATATTTGGAAAATAATAAAAAGTGTGGAGTAACAAACATCACTAataatatcttttttttttcacataTTACATCAGACGTACCTTTGAGAAGCTTCCATGCCATTCGTTGCGAGACATAAGAGACAGCTAGTCTCTCCAATACCCTTCTAGTAGTAACGACGGTACTCTGAGAAATCAAGGCAAGAAAAAATTAGCAAAAGAAATTAACGGAGCATAAATTATAATAGCATTTCTCAAAAAGTGGAGGGCTAATGTATTTGTAACTCGTTTTGAAAAACGAATGTTACTGGTCCGTTGAAGACCAATATTCACTATTAAGACCAGAATTTGAGATTTTCAAATAGTTGAATATAAGCAAATAGATACTAAATATACTTGGTAAATACTTGCGCTTCTGAGCATGTAGCACTTTACGTAAATATACTTGGTAAATACTAGTTGAAACCTCATACATAATCACACTGCACAAAGGATGTCATAAGATAACACGAGAGGAGACATCTTTGCAAAAATATTCAAGAAAGGAAAAAaatccagctttgatgtcatacCAATTCGCAACAAATTAAACTGGATGAAAAGTGTTAAGTTATAACTAACCTCACGAATGATTTGCTTTACAGACTTGTGAAAGGGAGTAACAAGATCCAAAGGCCTCCTTTCTGCATTATCAGCTAAGaaatcttcatcatcttcttctaatGCAGGAGGCTCCAAGAGGGGTAGATAATACATCAAAAAAGACCTCAAGGTCGTGAGCATAAATGTCCTCGGATGAAAGGCTGAGAGAAGCGGTTTTAGCTCAACATCGTATAGTTTTCCAATGTATTGAGTATGAGTATCAGGTTCAAAACTGTAGCCAGGAAGTTCAAGAGCCTTGGAGACATGATCCTCAAGATTGCCAGATAGTTGATCGTCACTCCATGTTGCAGGAGCATCACAGTATGCAATTTTATTGCTGCAAATACAACATATGCACTTTAATAGGTGAAAAGTCTGAAAACATCACCAACATTAACTATATCTGTAATGAGAGTTACGGAACGCCACACTAAGAAAAATACATTCAGTCAACATAATCAAAATAGTATTGAAGGCAAAATAAGGCTATATATATGAATAATCActtaatgaacaagtataataaAGCAAGGAAGAAAACGAAAAATATCTGGCGTAAGTGAGTAACAGATGATGCCCCACACTTCTTTTTGCTATCATAAGCATCAGGAGCAACAAAATTTCTGAAGTCAGAGAAATCAGAAAGTTATTCTATGACCTATTTTAGATACAAGCATAGATAAAGTGTCGCTCCAATTCTACAGTTCACCGTCGACACTCAGGCTGACTGTCTGACACAATGCTCAACACCCCGTGGGTTATCCATATATATGGCTGTAAAGGATATTACAAACTTGATTATGTTCCTTGTACGTTTGCATTTATAATGAAAGAAAATTAGTTGGCTCTGTCCATAGTCCGTACTCCCTAGTGTCCATAACTGCATCCCAAAAACAACATAGATTTGTTTGTTGCAAACTTTTTCTCTCATCTGCTATATATACTCAAACCATAGTCAAACAGATTAAATAAACTATAGATATAGACAAGCAGGCGAGCCCATCTCAGGGTCGTCAATGTTGAAATGAAGTTGTGTCACCAAATCTCAACTCATCTCATCTTACAAGTTTGAGTAAGATGAGTTACTCGTACCCGTCTTACAACATCCTCAATGAAGGTTATATACTTATATGAGTGGTAATGTTATAACTTATAAGACTAAACTATGGCAGAGATTAATGGGTGAAATCAAACATCTGTTTACTTGGTGGGACAAAGCTTATATGAACTCTATGTGAATGTATCATCACAAATTATTGCAAGAGCCTTCACCgctaatttcaaaaacttttgtGAAATTTTTTGGAACTCATCCTGTGAACTATCCATAGAATGAGTTTGAGTCACACCCACAAGGAGGAGATTTTCTACTTCACAAGGTAAAATGAGATTCTATCCCACAACAAGAGCGTGATTGGGCAAGTAACACATTAATTGAGGAATTGATCAACTCGATGTTATTTGTGCGACACTCACGTGTGGGTGAACAGAATATGAGATATTTTGTTGCATTGATTGGGACTTAAAGTTCATCGAACCTAGGTTGAAGAGGTCACGTGCTCTGATACATTGCAAAAATCCACAAACAGATTTGGGTAACATCTCCAAAGAGGCGGCAAAATCCGTTCTAACTTCTAAGAGTTCAATGAAAATTCCATTCCAAAACCAATTGACAGTGGTAATTGTGACAAAAGTGGCAATTAATAACCCTCTACAGATGTTCTGCATAAAGGTCCAATGTAAATTGATAAAACTTAGGTCAGTGATCAGTCATTGGATTTGATACATTGTGAAAATTCACATAAAAAAAATCGAGTGACACCCCGGGAGAAAGACTCCGCATCACAAGCTCAATGGGAGTTTCATCCCGAAACCAATTAACAATGATAACTTATAAGTCAATCAACTTTATGTTTCTCACTTGAATTGACAATGGTGATTAACAAATTGATCAAGTTTGTCTTTCTCCGGCTTTATAAATGTGGAGACTCACATGTATCTGAACACAATAAGATGTACTTAAACACATACTCCGTATAAACTTTTCTGAAGTGAGATAAATTTCCATTAAGTAGACCAAGCCCTTGACAGTACAACTCATATCGACAATCTCGCTTTTTATAGGTGAAAGCTCTCCAAGTTCACTCCTCTGGTCTCTCTGACAGAAGCTCACTAAGCAGTTTTCACATAAGCTAACAAAAGCTTGGAACTTTCTTCTTTTTACAACACGACCACACTGATATAACCCATTTCAACGAAAATATCAACCGAAACATTCAATGTTACACCCGTTTAAATAAAACTAAAATCAcatatcatcaatttgcacattcATACAAGTATAACCAATTAAGGAACTGATACCATTTCCACATAACCTCGAtttacaacaacattaccccctAGTGCCTCAATTGCTCCCACTCACAAAATCTTGGAACTTTGTTCTTTTTACAACCTCAACACACTGATATCATCCACTTTCAGCGAAAATATCCAACCGAAAACAATTCATTGATCAATTTCACTCACCTATAGCACATAACACTACTCCTGAAACACTCAATCATGTATAAACAACTTATGGAGTATAATTACAACTACAACCAGAAAGTAAACCATGTATATATCATGTCCAGATCAGCTCGAttttcaacaacattaccccagcgCCTCAATTGCCCCCGCTACCAAAAGCTTAGAACTTCGTTCTTTTTACAAACTCAGTACACTGATATCACCCACTTTGAGCGTAAATATCAACCGAAACGTTCCGGTTCCATTAATCAATTTCACTCACAGCTATAACAGATAACACTACTCCTGAAACATTCAATCTTGTATAAACTCATGGAGTATAAAATACAACTACAACCAGAAAGTAAACCATGTATATATAATATAACCTCGATTTacgacaacaacattaccccagtgcctcaatcgCTCCCGCAAATTACAGGATAAGAATTGAAACCATGTACAGATAACACTACTACTGAAACATTCAATCTAAGTATCTAACTACAACCAGAAAGTAACCCATGTATATATAACCTTGATTTacgacaacaacattaccccagtgcctcaatcgCTCCCGCAAATTACAGGATAAGAATTGAAACCATGTACAGATAACACTACTACTGAAACATTCAATCTAACTACAACCAGAAAGTAACCCATGTATATATAACCTCGACtcgacaacaacattaccccagtgcctcaatcgCTCCCGCAAATTACAGGATAAGAATTAAAACCATGTACAGATAACCACAACATACCAAAAAAACATCATAATTACGAAATCAGATACAATAAGCATTAATTAACTAAAAGATTAAAAAGATAATCACCTGGCTAAGAAAGACTTAAACCCAAAAGGATATGCAGCAAAAACAGAAGCAGCTGCACCAGAAGCAGCAACTTTAGCAGAAAAAGAACCAACAGAATGCATTGTATGTGTTGAATAAAAGTTTGGATTTTTCCTAATTAGATCTAATATTATACCAATCCCAGACATCTTTACTAATTGATTAACCTTAATTAATAAGAACAGCTAAAACccagataaattaattaatttttcttcaatttttcaaTGATTTACACCCAAAAAAACCCAGAAAATTGCGAATAGTAGATGTaataaagattgaaactttggGATTTCTGGGTAGTTTTAGAATGATTAGCTGATTTTGATGACTTTTGGGTGAAGAAATTAAAGAGAAGATAATAAAGGTAAAAAGATGGGATTTTTATAAGAGGGTTTTTAAAAGGTTATACTGCGATTAATCTAAATCAAGTTTAGGAGTTAGGACACATTGAACGTTTGTGATGTCCCTTTAGTGTCCTTTGTCCAACTTTTGTTCAATCTAATTTAATGGTAATAATCACATTGTTTAGGATATTATTGATTAAATTAACTAGGTTGAAAGCTCGAATGTACTAGCGATCGGACTATGGGTTATGTATATTGGtgattaataatttttaattttatgactttgTTTGTTATTAGTGTACAGTAATTTATTAGTTCTGAATTTTGAAAGGTTTCTTTAATTAGTACGATAATTTAAGATTTTATTTTGAGGAATTTTTTTGATATAATTAAAGAAGGAACAAACGATCAGCGTTTAGTATTGAAGTTAACAACTCTAACACCAGTAGTCCAGTACCACCTTATCTAGTCTTATTTGACTCTTTGTCACAAGTCCGAACTCACCCTTAGCTTTAGCTATATCAAATTATCACGGTCCATTTCTTTTTAACTTGCTTGACAACCCCCTTGGTTCCGAATAACCAGGTCAATACCACTTCTCACCTCTCCCATTAAAATGTTACATCCACATTAATATTGAAATTCTCCAGCATAGACGCTTACCACTCAACCCTCGCTTGCTGAATACCTCGCACCCGTGGTCGCAGCTACATTTTCCACAAGAACCTAAAATACCCCATCTAATAGACTTACGTATTTAACCAGTTAGATATAAACCTGAAAAAACTGACTTGACTCAAATGACTTGGCCCGATCAACCCGACCGCACCTGAATTGAGGATACGAATCTGAGCCCTGAATTGACCTGATTTTGTTCAACACGATCCGAGTGTGTATTATCGCATACTGATCGTTATCGGTTATCCCTATAACTTGACAACAATCCACTCGAGATAACTTAGAACTTGaaataactcaaaccgactccaCATGAATATTAGCGAACCCAAAACCAACctaaacccaaacccaaacccaacccgATTGGCAATAAACCATGGACGGGCGGGCCTTGTACTAATTGAAAAAGGAAAGGGTCGAATTCTTTTGGATAACACAATCCTATAAACAAAGGCTAGAGAAGAGAGCATTGCCATTGAAACAAGCAAGAGTAGAAGAAATGGCAACAACAATGGCTACTTCTTCCATTTCCACCATTGCTTATACTCCACTTACACTCTCCAAATCTTCATCCATACCAActacacctcatttctccattaCCCCATTTCCTTCTGCTCTTTCAAACCTTACAAAAACCCTTAAACATCATCAATTCTCACATATTACCTCATCTTCTTCCACAAGTTTCAAACTTTTTGCTGCTCCTGAAGTTCTGGAATCTCAGGATACTGATGTTGATTTTATTCAGgtgattttttttgtttgatatCAAATTGTTGGTGTTTAGTGTGTTTTTTGGGGATTTGAATGTGTAATTGTGTATGTTTTGCATAATTTTGAGTTGGGTATTTGATAATTGTCTTGTGAAGTATCGGTCCttcttcgatgcagttctcgacgcaatttttaTCTTGGGTAATTAGGAAACGACCTCTTTGCTCTTTGTTGGGTACATGAAAAGATGAGATTTTTACTTTGttcctaaattaatttatagTTCAGGAACAAATTAGGATACATGAGCTTCTATGGATGCTTTCTGCTTTGTATAATCGTGGGTTGGAGACATATACTCCCTcggtcccggtcatttgttgtcgtATTCCATTTTGGGGGTGtccagtcaattgttgtcctctattttaagaatgaacttgatgagcaatttgatccttCATACCCAATTCggtccacttgtcatctaataattggctcattcctctttccttgatctttatgccaaaaccaaaggacaacaattgaccggggcAGAGGGAGTATTTCATAATGCTTGTACCATGATGTAGAATTGTCACATGGAGACCATGGAGTATTGGTTCTTGCTAGTTAAATAGCCTATTCGGCTATTTGCATTTACAACGGTGGGAAAGGCTCACAAACAATTTGAGCTTCTTGTATTGTCATTTGTCAAGTATCAGTCGGTTGGTTGGGGCGTGTTCTAATGCAATTGGCATTATGGTTTATAATTTATATGCAAATAGCCTCTAAATAAGGCCGCTTACGTCCAACTCCTTACCCGGCCATAGGCGAGAGATTTTCTTGGTGGTTCTAATTTGTAATGGAAACATCTGAAAGGGTGAAAGTTGAAATCCGGTGTTTTGCAATCTTGTGGATTGTACAATGAATGGCGAACCTTTTTTTATCAATGTTTGTTTTAGTGGTAGGCATCACTTGGTATACTAGCTTAAAGGAGTCTAGTAGGTTCAGTCAA is a window from the Silene latifolia isolate original U9 population unplaced genomic scaffold, ASM4854445v1 scaffold_158, whole genome shotgun sequence genome containing:
- the LOC141637929 gene encoding uncharacterized protein LOC141637929, which encodes MSGIGIILDLIRKNPNFYSTHTMHSVGSFSAKVAASGAAASVFAAYPFGFKSFLASNKIAYCDAPATWSDDQLSGNLEDHVSKALELPGYSFEPDTHTQYIGKLYDVELKPLLSAFHPRTFMLTTLRSFLMYYLPLLEPPALEEDDEDFLADNAERRPLDLVTPFHKSVKQIIRESTVVTTRRVLERLAVSYVSQRMAWKLLKDAPKSAMRKAQRGLPTTVYMHAVTRTTLRAHCLGVAASWIVQVGVDIYRTLYRLYNSKDEVEDVNINEELRLLGTRIFGASVRCTASLLFAAIGAGIGAACIRPSIGQWVGCAAGDLAGPIIVGICFDKLIHVEV